A region from the Desulfovibrio sp. genome encodes:
- a CDS encoding lysophospholipid acyltransferase family protein, translating into MNPFVDGAFEAKFLTGDTYSSQPASAGFFSRMMPSLSFYSRLFLGPVRWLCSRASKGQCDDAAWVYASAWVADLVERMGCPIQIEGMDAIEAVDGPCLFVANHMSTLETFMLPAMIRPRRQVTFVVKKSLTTMPFFGPVMCSRDPIVVGRSNPREDLTAVLNGGLERLKKGISIIVFPQHTRSREFNPQQFNSIGVKLAKKAGVPIVPLALKTDAWGQGKKIKELGPVKPGLTIRYNFASPLTIAGQGKEEQAAICQHIESHLGKWQQLDGINE; encoded by the coding sequence ATGAACCCCTTTGTTGACGGCGCATTTGAAGCCAAGTTTCTCACGGGCGACACATACAGCAGTCAGCCTGCCAGTGCGGGCTTTTTCAGCCGTATGATGCCTTCGCTCAGCTTTTACAGCCGCCTGTTTCTCGGCCCGGTGCGCTGGCTGTGCTCCAGAGCTTCCAAGGGGCAGTGCGACGATGCTGCATGGGTATATGCCAGCGCGTGGGTGGCAGACCTTGTGGAGCGCATGGGCTGCCCCATCCAGATTGAGGGCATGGACGCCATTGAAGCTGTGGACGGCCCCTGCCTGTTTGTGGCCAACCATATGAGCACGCTGGAAACATTCATGCTCCCGGCCATGATCCGGCCCCGCCGCCAGGTGACCTTTGTGGTCAAAAAAAGCCTCACCACCATGCCGTTTTTTGGCCCGGTGATGTGCTCGCGCGACCCCATTGTAGTTGGGCGCAGCAACCCGCGCGAAGACCTCACAGCTGTGCTGAACGGCGGGCTGGAGCGTCTGAAAAAGGGCATTTCCATCATTGTGTTTCCGCAGCACACCCGCTCGCGCGAGTTTAATCCGCAGCAGTTCAATTCCATCGGCGTCAAGCTGGCTAAAAAGGCCGGAGTGCCCATTGTGCCGCTGGCGCTCAAGACCGATGCCTGGGGACAGGGCAAAAAAATCAAGGAACTTGGCCCGGTCAAACCCGGCCTGACCATACGCTACAACTTTGCAAGCCCCCTCACCATTGCCGGGCAAGGCAAGGAAGAACAGGCGGCAATATGCCAGCATATTGAAAGCCACCTTGGCAAATGGCAGCAACTGGATGGCATCAACGAGTAG
- a CDS encoding replication-associated recombination protein A — protein MTVSKPLPERMRPDDLALFLGQTHLGDRLRSLMKSGRLPSLLFFGPPGCGKSTLALLLAKSSGKPYLRLSAPEAGLQHLRRSLTGVEILVLDELHRFSKAQQDFFLPLVESGELTLLATTTENPSFSVTRQLLSRLHVLRLRPLGRPELMELARRGAKDLQLEMTDDVADLLAGVSHGDARTLLNLVEYVGALPEDRRDLEHIKAALPEVLIRHDKDGDNHYELASALIKSIRGSDVDAALYYLACLLEGGEDPRFVCRRLILSASEDVGLADPDALGLAVACQQAVEFVGMPEGFIPLAETVTYLALAKKSNTSYAAYLNAAREVKLNGTRPVPLHLRNPSTQLHKEWGYGKEYKYPHNYPESWIEQSYLPTELEGRRFYQPRDNGEEPRLSQWWRKLHKIKKTDE, from the coding sequence GTGACCGTAAGCAAGCCGCTGCCGGAGCGCATGCGGCCCGATGATCTGGCGCTTTTTCTGGGTCAGACCCATCTTGGCGACCGCCTGCGCTCACTTATGAAGTCCGGGCGTTTGCCCAGTCTGCTGTTTTTCGGCCCGCCCGGCTGCGGCAAATCAACCCTCGCCCTGCTGCTGGCCAAATCATCCGGCAAGCCCTATCTGCGTTTGAGCGCGCCCGAGGCCGGATTGCAGCATCTGAGGCGCTCGCTGACAGGCGTGGAAATTCTCGTGCTGGACGAACTGCACCGGTTTTCCAAGGCGCAGCAGGACTTTTTTTTGCCGCTGGTGGAATCTGGCGAACTGACCCTGCTTGCCACAACCACGGAAAATCCCTCGTTCAGCGTCACTCGTCAGTTGCTTTCGCGCCTGCATGTGCTGCGGCTGCGCCCCCTGGGCCGCCCGGAGCTTATGGAACTTGCCCGGCGCGGCGCAAAAGACCTGCAACTTGAAATGACCGATGATGTGGCCGACCTGCTGGCCGGGGTTTCGCACGGCGATGCCCGCACCCTGCTGAACCTTGTGGAATATGTGGGCGCCCTGCCGGAAGATAGGCGCGATCTGGAGCATATAAAGGCGGCGCTGCCCGAGGTGCTCATCCGGCACGACAAGGACGGCGATAACCACTATGAACTGGCCTCGGCGCTCATCAAGTCCATTCGCGGCAGTGATGTGGATGCGGCCCTGTACTATCTGGCCTGCCTGCTTGAAGGCGGCGAAGACCCGCGCTTTGTCTGCCGCCGCCTGATACTCTCCGCATCGGAAGATGTGGGGCTGGCCGACCCGGACGCTCTGGGGCTGGCTGTGGCCTGTCAGCAGGCCGTGGAATTTGTGGGCATGCCGGAAGGGTTCATTCCGCTGGCGGAAACTGTCACCTATCTGGCCCTTGCCAAAAAGAGCAATACTTCCTACGCGGCCTATCTCAACGCCGCCCGCGAGGTCAAGCTCAACGGAACGCGCCCGGTGCCGCTGCATCTGCGCAATCCTTCAACGCAGTTGCACAAGGAATGGGGCTACGGCAAGGAATACAAGTACCCCCACAACTACCCGGAATCGTGGATCGAGCAGTCATACCTGCCCACAGAACTGGAAGGCCGCAGGTTCTACCAGCCGCGCGACAATGGGGAAGAACCCCGCCTCAGCCAGTGGTGGCGCAAACTGCATAAAATCAAAAAAACGGATGAATAG
- a CDS encoding 16S rRNA (uracil(1498)-N(3))-methyltransferase translates to MSVSFFYLAPEHWGDTPLLEGQEARHLGQVLRAEPGTEVGLLDGRGRSGIFVVCKVGKKNVQLQRVSETVTPAPHSRAIVALAYSKAVRRGFFMEKAVELGAHGVWLWQGDHSQGKLSAAAEEACLGQMIAGAKQSGNPWLPEVRALSGGVDQLIHLSHTADHRILPWELQDGVHMLTPEMAGQPGLTVYVIGPEGGFSQRELAALKTAHFTAVSLGARVLRCETAATLCLGLHWWGSQLGGKPDATQGSGK, encoded by the coding sequence ATGAGCGTATCGTTTTTTTATCTGGCCCCTGAACACTGGGGCGACACACCTCTTCTTGAAGGGCAGGAAGCCCGGCATCTGGGGCAGGTTCTGCGCGCAGAACCCGGCACCGAAGTGGGGCTTCTGGATGGCCGGGGCCGTTCGGGCATATTTGTGGTCTGCAAGGTGGGCAAAAAGAACGTGCAGCTCCAGCGCGTTTCTGAAACTGTCACCCCGGCTCCTCATTCGCGGGCCATTGTGGCGCTGGCCTACAGCAAGGCCGTGCGGCGCGGATTTTTTATGGAAAAGGCCGTGGAGCTTGGCGCGCATGGCGTGTGGCTGTGGCAGGGCGATCACAGCCAGGGCAAACTTTCTGCCGCCGCAGAAGAAGCTTGCCTTGGGCAGATGATCGCCGGGGCAAAGCAGAGCGGCAACCCCTGGCTGCCTGAAGTACGCGCCCTCTCTGGCGGCGTGGATCAGCTCATCCATCTTTCGCACACAGCTGACCACCGCATTCTGCCCTGGGAACTCCAGGACGGCGTGCATATGCTCACCCCGGAAATGGCGGGCCAGCCCGGCCTTACCGTCTATGTGATCGGCCCCGAAGGCGGCTTTTCGCAAAGGGAGCTGGCAGCCCTGAAAACCGCCCACTTTACCGCCGTGAGCCTTGGCGCGCGCGTATTGCGCTGTGAAACAGCTGCAACACTCTGCCTTGGCCTGCACTGGTGGGGTTCACAGCTTGGCGGCAAGCCCGATGCCACCCAAGGGAGCGGAAAGTGA